The Microbacterium sp. KUDC0406 genome includes a window with the following:
- a CDS encoding NAD(P)H-quinone dehydrogenase has protein sequence MAHSPFANRQSVAVLGGGPGGYEAALAAAQLGADVTLVERVGVGGSAVLTDVVPSKSLIATADAAVAISEASDLGVQFYAKGERGKPLKPEIAINLAAVNKRLMALAGQQSEDMRTALLDAGVKILSGHGRLDGHNAIVVSTAVGGTDFDRVEADTIVVAVGAAPRELDSAKPDGKRILTWTQLYDMKALPEHLIVVGSGVTGAEFASAYMNLGAKVTLISSRDQVLPGEDQDAAAVLERVFKRGGMQVLSKSRADKVEKSEDGVVVTLSDGRTVEGSHCLLAVGSIPNTRGIGLEEAGVELTESGHIRVNKVARTAVSNIYAAGDCTNFFPLASVASMQGRTAVFHALGDIVIPLEQRRITANIFTAPEIATVGYSEKDVQDGVIEGIVHKLPLAANPRAKMMGIRDGFVKLIARRGSGTIIGGVIVAPKASELIYPIAVAVERRLTADQVSRVFAAYPSLSGSITDATRAMHQVATS, from the coding sequence ATGGCTCATTCCCCCTTCGCGAACAGGCAGAGCGTCGCCGTCCTCGGCGGCGGCCCCGGTGGTTACGAGGCAGCGCTCGCCGCAGCCCAGCTGGGGGCCGACGTCACCCTTGTCGAGCGGGTGGGAGTCGGCGGCTCCGCCGTCCTCACCGACGTGGTGCCCTCGAAGAGCCTGATCGCCACCGCCGACGCCGCAGTCGCGATCTCCGAGGCATCCGATCTGGGCGTGCAGTTCTACGCGAAGGGCGAGCGCGGCAAGCCGCTCAAGCCCGAGATCGCGATCAACCTCGCCGCGGTCAACAAGAGGCTGATGGCGCTCGCCGGGCAGCAGTCCGAGGACATGCGCACGGCTCTGCTGGATGCCGGGGTGAAGATCCTCTCCGGTCACGGGCGCCTCGACGGGCACAACGCGATCGTCGTCTCGACGGCGGTGGGCGGCACGGACTTCGACCGTGTCGAGGCCGACACGATCGTGGTGGCTGTCGGCGCCGCACCGCGCGAGCTGGACTCGGCCAAGCCGGACGGCAAGCGCATCCTCACCTGGACCCAGCTGTACGACATGAAGGCGCTCCCCGAGCACCTCATCGTGGTGGGCTCGGGCGTCACCGGTGCCGAGTTCGCCTCGGCCTACATGAACCTGGGTGCGAAGGTGACGCTGATCTCCAGCCGCGACCAGGTGCTGCCGGGTGAGGACCAGGACGCCGCTGCGGTGCTGGAGCGGGTGTTCAAGCGCGGCGGCATGCAGGTGCTCTCCAAGTCGCGCGCCGACAAGGTCGAGAAGTCCGAGGACGGCGTGGTGGTCACGCTCTCGGATGGTCGCACCGTCGAGGGCAGCCATTGCCTGCTCGCCGTCGGGTCGATCCCGAACACGCGCGGCATCGGGCTGGAGGAGGCGGGCGTCGAGCTCACCGAGTCCGGGCACATCCGGGTGAACAAGGTGGCTCGCACCGCCGTGTCGAACATCTACGCGGCCGGCGACTGCACGAACTTCTTCCCGCTCGCGTCCGTGGCCTCGATGCAGGGCCGCACCGCGGTCTTCCACGCACTCGGTGACATCGTGATCCCGCTCGAGCAGCGCAGGATCACGGCGAACATCTTCACCGCCCCCGAGATCGCGACGGTCGGCTACTCCGAGAAGGACGTGCAGGACGGCGTGATCGAGGGCATCGTGCACAAGCTGCCGCTCGCCGCCAACCCGCGGGCGAAGATGATGGGCATCAGGGACGGCTTCGTGAAGCTGATCGCCCGGCGAGGATCCGGCACGATCATCGGCGGTGTGATCGTCGCGCCGAAGGCATCCGAGCTGATCTACCCGATCGCCGTGGCGGTCGAGCGCCGGCTCACCGCCGACCAGGTGTCGCGCGTGTTCGCCGCGTACCCGTCTCTTTCGGGCAGCATCACCGACGCCACGCGGGCGATGCACCAGGTCGCGACGTCCTGA
- a CDS encoding acetyl/propionyl/methylcrotonyl-CoA carboxylase subunit alpha, with protein MPDIAKVLIANRGEIAVRIIRAARDSGISSVAVYADQDRDAMHVRLADEAYALDGSTSAETYLQIDKILSVARRAGADAVHPGYGFLAENAEFARAVIGAGMIWIGPSPEAIEALGDKVTARHVAEKVGAPLAPGTPGPVDGADEVIAFAQQHGLPIAIKAAYGGGGRGLKVARRLDEVAEQFESATREAVAAFGRGECFVEKYLDKPRHVETQCLADAEGNVVVISTRDCSLQRRHQKLVEEAPAPFLTEEQNDLLYAASKAILKEVGYVGAGTCEFLIGADGTVSFLEVNTRLQVEHPVSEEVTGIDLVREQFRIAAGGTIDYADPEPQGHSFEFRINGEDPGRGFLPQPGPIHVFKTFGGPGIRLDSGVTAGDQVSGAFDSLLAKIIVTGRDRAEALERARRALDEFEVSGMPTVLPFHRKVVRDPAFTAENGEFGVYTRWIETEFVNDIPAWDGELDDPAPAPGRHTVVVEVGGKRLEVSLPDRVAVASGTAGRPPAVPPSRRSHATTANSGASGDAVKSPMQATVVKIAVEDGQQVVKGDLVVVLEAMKMEQPLQAHKDGVIGNISADAGATVAAGHQLLTIS; from the coding sequence ATGCCTGATATCGCCAAGGTGCTCATCGCGAACCGCGGCGAGATCGCCGTACGCATCATCCGCGCCGCCCGGGACTCCGGGATCTCCTCCGTCGCCGTGTACGCCGACCAGGACAGGGACGCCATGCACGTGCGACTCGCCGACGAGGCCTACGCCCTCGACGGGTCCACGAGCGCGGAGACCTACCTGCAGATCGACAAGATCCTCTCGGTCGCCCGCCGAGCGGGAGCCGACGCGGTACATCCCGGCTACGGCTTCCTCGCCGAGAACGCCGAGTTCGCCCGCGCCGTCATCGGCGCCGGCATGATCTGGATCGGCCCGTCTCCCGAGGCCATCGAGGCACTGGGAGACAAGGTCACGGCCCGCCACGTGGCCGAGAAGGTCGGCGCTCCCCTCGCCCCCGGCACCCCGGGGCCCGTCGACGGCGCCGACGAGGTCATCGCGTTCGCGCAGCAGCACGGCCTTCCCATCGCCATCAAGGCCGCCTACGGCGGCGGCGGTCGCGGCCTGAAGGTCGCCCGCCGGCTGGACGAGGTCGCCGAGCAGTTCGAGTCCGCCACCCGCGAGGCGGTCGCCGCCTTCGGACGCGGAGAGTGCTTCGTCGAGAAGTACCTCGACAAGCCCCGGCACGTCGAGACGCAGTGCCTGGCCGACGCCGAGGGCAACGTGGTCGTCATCTCCACCCGCGACTGCTCGCTGCAGCGCCGGCACCAGAAGCTCGTCGAAGAGGCCCCAGCGCCGTTCCTGACGGAGGAGCAGAACGACCTGCTGTACGCGGCCTCCAAGGCCATCCTCAAGGAGGTCGGCTACGTCGGAGCCGGCACCTGCGAGTTCCTCATCGGCGCCGACGGCACGGTGTCGTTCCTCGAGGTCAACACCCGCCTGCAGGTCGAGCACCCGGTGTCCGAGGAGGTCACCGGCATCGACCTGGTGCGCGAGCAGTTCCGCATCGCCGCCGGCGGCACCATCGACTACGCCGACCCCGAGCCGCAGGGACACTCCTTCGAGTTCCGCATCAACGGCGAGGATCCGGGTCGCGGATTCCTGCCCCAGCCGGGCCCCATCCACGTCTTCAAGACCTTCGGCGGCCCCGGCATCCGGCTCGACTCCGGCGTGACCGCCGGCGACCAGGTCTCCGGCGCCTTCGACTCGCTGCTGGCGAAGATCATCGTGACCGGCCGCGACCGTGCAGAGGCGCTCGAGCGCGCTCGCCGCGCCCTCGACGAGTTCGAGGTCTCCGGCATGCCGACCGTGCTGCCGTTCCACCGCAAGGTCGTGCGCGACCCCGCCTTCACCGCCGAGAACGGTGAGTTCGGCGTGTACACGCGCTGGATCGAGACCGAGTTCGTCAACGACATTCCCGCCTGGGACGGCGAGCTCGATGACCCGGCGCCCGCTCCGGGGCGCCACACGGTGGTCGTCGAGGTCGGCGGCAAGCGCCTCGAGGTCAGCCTGCCCGACCGCGTCGCCGTGGCATCCGGCACCGCCGGGCGCCCGCCGGCCGTGCCCCCGTCGCGCCGCAGCCACGCCACCACGGCGAACTCCGGTGCCTCCGGCGACGCGGTGAAGTCGCCGATGCAGGCCACCGTCGTCAAGATCGCGGTCGAGGACGGACAGCAGGTCGTCAAGGGCGACCTGGTCGTGGTGCTCGAGGCCATGAAGATGGAGCAGCCGCTGCAGGCCCACAAGGACGGCGTGATCGGCAACATCAGCGCCGACGCAGGCGCCACGGTCGCCGCCGGGCACCAGCTGCTCACCATCAGCTGA
- a CDS encoding Maf family protein, translating to MRVCLASTSPARLMLLRQAGIEPETRSPGVDEDAVAAAAEAERGAPLAPDELVLLLGRAKAADVVRRLREEDPGFDGLVIGGDSMFALGGQVYGKPHTPEEARRRWQGMRGETGVLHSGHSVFRVRPGDEPAEAHAVAEAAVTFAADVTDAELDAYIASGEPLHVAGAFTVDSLGGPFITRVEGDPSTVVGMSLSTLRRLAAELGVVWTDLWNAADPA from the coding sequence ATGCGCGTCTGCCTGGCCTCGACATCCCCCGCCCGCCTCATGCTGCTGCGACAGGCGGGCATCGAACCGGAGACCCGCTCCCCCGGTGTCGACGAGGATGCCGTCGCCGCAGCGGCCGAGGCCGAGCGCGGCGCTCCGCTCGCACCGGACGAGCTCGTGCTGCTGCTGGGCCGCGCGAAGGCGGCCGATGTCGTGCGTCGGCTGAGGGAGGAGGACCCGGGCTTCGACGGCCTCGTGATCGGCGGCGACTCGATGTTCGCGCTCGGCGGGCAGGTGTACGGCAAGCCCCACACGCCGGAGGAGGCGCGTCGTCGCTGGCAGGGCATGCGCGGTGAGACCGGCGTGCTGCACTCCGGGCACTCGGTGTTCCGGGTGCGGCCCGGCGACGAACCGGCCGAGGCGCATGCGGTGGCCGAGGCGGCGGTCACCTTCGCCGCGGATGTCACGGATGCCGAGCTCGACGCGTACATCGCCTCCGGCGAGCCTCTGCACGTCGCCGGCGCCTTCACCGTGGACAGTCTCGGCGGCCCGTTCATCACGCGCGTGGAGGGCGACCCCTCCACGGTGGTCGGGATGTCGCTGTCGACCCTGCGCCGGCTGGCCGCGGAGCTCGGAGTGGTGTGGACCGACCTGTGGAACGCGGCCGACCCCGCATGA
- a CDS encoding class I SAM-dependent RNA methyltransferase produces the protein MTSSAGDLLDLDITGFAHGGTAIARHEGRVVFVADAIPGERVRARITEASKPSFWRADAVEVLEASPHRRAHIWPEADISRDPADRVGGADLGHIDLGHQRVLKRQVLQEALDKFAGAGLQAPEVTGLDEGDGTGWRTRMTLHVDDAGRVGPYAARSHRVIEVDSLPLARPELAEAAGALVGTPSAGRILFIEPADGRARVLPRPDRQVRSRRGARAHRAEPEVIVERVGSREFRLDVDGFWQVHPLAAATLDAEVRAALEERVDPDATHFDLYGGVGLFAAALADLGAADVVTVESDARATAHAEQNLAPLDVQAVTARVDRFLASVPSGSRAGTIVLDPPRSGAGKAVVEGVHGLAPEAVVYVACDPVALARDLGTFRSLGWQADRLRAFDLFPHSHHFETVVRLTR, from the coding sequence ATGACCTCCTCCGCGGGCGACCTGCTCGATCTCGACATCACCGGTTTCGCGCACGGCGGCACCGCCATCGCCCGCCATGAGGGCCGAGTCGTGTTCGTCGCGGACGCGATTCCCGGAGAACGGGTGCGGGCACGGATCACCGAGGCGTCGAAGCCGTCGTTCTGGCGCGCCGACGCCGTCGAGGTGCTCGAGGCGTCGCCGCACCGCCGCGCGCACATCTGGCCGGAGGCGGACATCTCGCGCGACCCCGCAGACCGGGTCGGCGGCGCAGACCTCGGTCACATCGACCTCGGCCACCAGCGGGTGCTCAAGCGCCAGGTGCTGCAGGAGGCGCTGGACAAGTTCGCCGGTGCGGGCCTGCAGGCGCCAGAGGTCACGGGCCTCGATGAGGGCGACGGCACCGGATGGCGCACGCGCATGACCCTGCACGTCGATGACGCCGGACGCGTGGGGCCGTACGCCGCCCGCAGCCACCGCGTGATCGAGGTCGACTCGCTGCCGCTGGCCCGGCCCGAGCTCGCCGAGGCCGCTGGCGCCCTGGTCGGCACGCCCTCCGCCGGACGCATCCTGTTCATCGAGCCGGCGGACGGCCGCGCACGCGTGCTGCCTCGACCTGACCGTCAGGTCCGTTCGCGGCGCGGTGCACGCGCCCATCGCGCCGAGCCCGAGGTCATCGTAGAGCGCGTCGGCTCGCGGGAGTTCCGCCTCGACGTGGACGGCTTCTGGCAGGTGCATCCGCTCGCCGCCGCCACGCTCGACGCCGAGGTGCGCGCCGCTCTCGAGGAGCGCGTCGATCCGGATGCCACGCACTTCGACCTCTACGGCGGTGTCGGCCTGTTCGCCGCCGCGCTCGCCGACCTCGGCGCCGCAGACGTCGTGACCGTGGAATCCGATGCCCGTGCGACCGCGCATGCCGAGCAGAACCTGGCGCCGCTGGACGTGCAGGCGGTCACCGCCCGTGTCGACCGCTTCCTGGCATCCGTCCCCTCCGGCAGCCGGGCAGGCACGATCGTGCTCGATCCGCCGCGCTCCGGAGCGGGGAAGGCCGTCGTCGAGGGCGTGCACGGTCTCGCGCCGGAGGCCGTCGTGTACGTCGCCTGCGACCCGGTCGCGCTCGCCCGGGACCTCGGAACGTTCCGTTCCCTGGGCTGGCAGGCCGATCGTCTGCGGGCCTTCGATCTGTTCCCGCATTCGCACCACTTCGAGACCGTGGTTCGTCTGACGCGCTGA
- a CDS encoding response regulator transcription factor — protein MSTVALIDDHESVRLGLEAACLRDGEQQVVFSGGTVKDYLLWRTSAGAPPVDVVVLDLTLGDGTTVTENVATLVADGASVVIHSVADRPASVREALVAGAAGVVSKSSALDDVLDAIRTVARGDALNNVEWASAVDGDREFADAQLSTREREVLRLYAAGLPLKVVAERLGVAYSTAKENITRIRVKYVEVGRPAPTKVDLLRRAMEDGIVAPDGASRGG, from the coding sequence ATGAGCACCGTTGCCCTCATCGACGATCACGAGTCGGTACGTCTGGGCCTCGAGGCCGCCTGTCTGCGCGACGGGGAGCAGCAGGTCGTGTTCTCCGGCGGAACCGTGAAGGACTATCTGCTGTGGCGGACGTCGGCCGGAGCGCCGCCCGTCGACGTCGTCGTACTCGACCTGACGCTCGGCGACGGCACCACCGTCACCGAGAACGTGGCGACCCTGGTGGCCGACGGCGCGAGCGTGGTGATCCACAGCGTGGCCGACCGTCCGGCATCCGTGCGCGAGGCGCTCGTCGCGGGCGCGGCGGGCGTGGTGAGCAAGTCTTCGGCCCTCGACGACGTGCTCGACGCGATCCGCACCGTCGCCCGCGGCGACGCCCTGAACAACGTCGAGTGGGCCAGCGCCGTCGACGGCGACCGCGAGTTCGCCGACGCCCAGCTCTCCACCCGTGAGCGCGAGGTGCTTCGTCTCTATGCCGCCGGGCTCCCGCTGAAGGTCGTGGCGGAGCGGCTCGGGGTCGCCTACTCCACGGCGAAGGAGAACATCACTCGCATCCGTGTGAAGTACGTCGAGGTCGGGCGTCCGGCGCCGACCAAGGTCGACCTGCTGCGCCGCGCGATGGAGGACGGCATCGTCGCCCCGGACGGGGCGTCGCGTGGCGGTTGA
- a CDS encoding sensor histidine kinase, which translates to MAVDARGIREAWNQIPSPGAAGAGLERFTGNRMERILQIVIALGSAALGAQAFLGAISTLSRLDAAHLAILILVFLPLAAMIVACLVGRFVRVACGSFAITYMIALLLWPVVVISAGRGAADQPWIFFLVNIGVVAAVAAFPFALQFVWAAALPLVYGWVRLVQGGFSKEYWITTAFDVTFTLILGMVLVSLAWMFRSVAAGVDEARAKAVDTYASAAAATAAEEERVALAALMHDSVLAALIAAARAESDREQDLAVGMAREALTRLANTEASVAQEGTDEPVSTTGIVAELRRTLSEQGADAVVEERGEPGSVPGRVARALVLAARQAIGNALTHAAGRGLHVIVDAESGTGVRVVVSDAGPGFDPESIGEDRLGIRASILARMAAVAGTADIDSGDQGTVVTLGWESA; encoded by the coding sequence GTGGCGGTTGACGCGCGCGGCATCCGGGAGGCGTGGAACCAGATCCCGTCGCCGGGTGCCGCGGGAGCCGGGCTGGAGCGGTTCACGGGCAACCGGATGGAGCGGATCCTCCAGATCGTGATCGCCCTGGGCTCCGCCGCGCTGGGCGCACAGGCATTCCTCGGAGCCATCAGCACGCTCTCGAGGCTGGACGCCGCGCATCTGGCGATCCTGATCCTGGTCTTCCTGCCGCTGGCGGCCATGATCGTCGCGTGCCTGGTCGGCCGGTTCGTCCGGGTCGCGTGCGGCAGCTTCGCCATCACCTACATGATCGCGCTGCTGCTCTGGCCGGTCGTGGTGATCTCGGCGGGCCGGGGAGCCGCCGACCAGCCGTGGATCTTCTTCCTGGTGAACATCGGCGTGGTCGCCGCCGTGGCGGCGTTCCCGTTCGCCCTGCAGTTCGTGTGGGCGGCAGCGCTGCCGCTGGTCTACGGCTGGGTGCGCCTGGTGCAGGGCGGGTTCTCGAAGGAGTACTGGATCACCACGGCGTTCGACGTGACGTTCACCCTCATCCTCGGGATGGTCCTCGTGTCACTGGCCTGGATGTTCCGCTCGGTCGCCGCCGGCGTCGACGAGGCGCGGGCGAAGGCCGTCGACACCTACGCGTCGGCCGCGGCAGCCACGGCGGCGGAGGAGGAGCGCGTCGCGCTCGCCGCGCTCATGCATGACAGTGTGCTGGCGGCCCTGATCGCCGCGGCGCGGGCCGAGAGCGACCGGGAGCAGGATCTGGCCGTCGGGATGGCGCGGGAGGCGCTCACGCGGCTCGCGAACACCGAGGCGTCGGTGGCGCAGGAGGGCACTGATGAGCCGGTGAGCACCACCGGCATCGTGGCCGAGCTGCGCCGCACGCTCTCGGAGCAGGGCGCCGACGCCGTCGTCGAGGAGCGCGGAGAGCCGGGCAGCGTTCCGGGCCGGGTCGCCCGTGCGCTGGTGCTGGCGGCGCGGCAGGCGATCGGCAACGCACTGACGCACGCGGCCGGCCGGGGACTGCACGTGATCGTCGACGCCGAGAGCGGGACGGGTGTCCGCGTGGTCGTCAGCGACGCGGGGCCGGGATTCGATCCGGAGAGCATCGGTGAGGACCGGCTCGGCATCCGCGCCTCGATCCTCGCCCGCATGGCCGCGGTGGCCGGCACCGCCGACATCGATTCCGGGGATCAGGGCACGGTCGTCACGCTCGGATGGGAGAGTGCATGA
- a CDS encoding acyl-CoA carboxylase subunit epsilon has translation MTEQQQPDAPIVEVVRGNPTDEELAALVALVSEAYTTEVAGAVAEEKHISAWMSTRRPMRAPLRRDIPWGRFSG, from the coding sequence GTGACCGAGCAGCAGCAGCCAGACGCACCCATCGTCGAGGTCGTGCGGGGGAACCCGACCGACGAGGAGCTCGCCGCTCTCGTCGCGCTCGTCAGCGAGGCGTACACGACCGAGGTCGCGGGCGCCGTCGCCGAGGAGAAGCACATATCGGCGTGGATGAGCACGCGCCGGCCGATGCGCGCACCCCTGCGCCGGGACATCCCCTGGGGCCGGTTCTCGGGGTAG
- a CDS encoding acyl-CoA carboxylase subunit beta, which yields MTDTPDLSTTAAKIADLRARYTEAVVDAEKKAQEKQHAKGKMTARERIELLVDPGSFVEFDEYVRHRTTAFGMDRNRPYGDSVVTGIGTIHGRTVAVYSQDFTTFGGSLGEVSGDKIIKIMEFALTSGMPVIGILDSGGARIQEGVLALSKYGEIFKMNTRSSGVIPQISIIMGPAAGGAVYGPALTDFVIMVDKTSQMFVTGPDVIKTVTGEDVGMEELGGAYTHNTRSGVAHYLAEDEDDAIDYARTLLGFLPDNNMAEIPGYDTAFEFETTDADRALNAIIPDSPNQPYDMHSVIERIVDPSTGSGQANGEFLEVQPLFAPNILIGFGRVEGRSVGIIANQPSQMAGTLNIEAGEKASRFVRFCDSFSIPIVTLVDVPGYLPGTDQEWTGVIRRGAKLIYAYAEATVPLVTVILRKAYGGAYIVMGSKQLGADVNLAWPTAEIAVMGGQGAVNILYRGEIKRAEEAGEDVAAVRTRLANEYTYSVTSPFLAAERGEIDGVIEPANTRVAIAKALRALKGKRADLPPKKHGNIPL from the coding sequence GTGACGGACACGCCTGACCTCTCGACGACCGCAGCCAAGATCGCGGACCTCCGCGCCCGCTACACCGAAGCCGTCGTCGACGCCGAGAAGAAAGCCCAGGAGAAGCAGCACGCCAAGGGCAAGATGACCGCCCGCGAGCGCATCGAGCTTCTCGTCGATCCCGGCAGCTTCGTCGAGTTCGACGAGTACGTGCGGCACCGCACCACGGCGTTCGGCATGGACCGCAACCGCCCGTACGGCGACTCGGTGGTCACCGGCATCGGCACCATCCACGGCCGCACCGTCGCCGTCTACTCGCAGGACTTCACCACCTTCGGCGGCTCGCTCGGCGAGGTCTCCGGCGACAAGATCATCAAGATCATGGAGTTCGCCCTCACCAGCGGCATGCCGGTGATCGGCATCCTCGACTCCGGCGGCGCCCGCATCCAGGAAGGCGTGCTGGCGCTGTCGAAGTACGGCGAGATCTTCAAGATGAACACCCGCTCCTCCGGCGTCATCCCGCAGATCTCCATCATCATGGGCCCGGCCGCCGGCGGCGCCGTGTACGGCCCCGCCCTCACCGACTTCGTGATCATGGTCGACAAGACCAGCCAGATGTTCGTGACCGGTCCCGACGTGATCAAGACGGTCACCGGCGAGGACGTCGGCATGGAGGAGCTCGGCGGCGCCTACACGCACAACACCCGATCCGGCGTCGCGCACTACCTCGCAGAGGACGAGGACGACGCGATCGACTACGCCCGCACGCTGCTCGGCTTCCTGCCGGACAACAACATGGCGGAGATACCCGGCTACGACACGGCTTTCGAGTTCGAGACCACAGACGCGGATCGTGCACTGAACGCGATCATCCCGGACTCCCCCAACCAGCCCTACGACATGCACTCCGTCATCGAGCGCATCGTCGACCCTTCGACGGGCTCAGGGCAGGCCAACGGCGAGTTCCTCGAGGTGCAGCCGCTGTTCGCCCCGAACATCCTCATCGGCTTCGGCCGCGTCGAGGGGCGCTCCGTGGGCATCATCGCCAACCAGCCCTCGCAGATGGCCGGAACCCTCAACATCGAGGCGGGCGAGAAGGCCAGCCGGTTCGTGCGCTTCTGCGACTCGTTCTCCATCCCGATCGTCACCCTCGTGGACGTGCCCGGATATCTGCCGGGCACCGACCAGGAGTGGACCGGCGTGATCCGCCGAGGCGCGAAGCTCATCTACGCCTATGCCGAGGCCACGGTGCCGCTCGTCACCGTCATCCTGCGCAAGGCGTACGGTGGCGCCTACATCGTGATGGGCTCCAAGCAGCTCGGCGCCGACGTCAACCTCGCCTGGCCGACCGCGGAGATCGCGGTGATGGGCGGGCAGGGCGCGGTGAACATCCTGTATCGCGGCGAGATCAAGCGCGCCGAGGAGGCCGGCGAGGATGTCGCAGCCGTCCGCACCCGCCTCGCGAACGAGTACACCTACAGCGTGACGAGTCCGTTCCTGGCCGCCGAGCGCGGTGAGATCGACGGAGTCATCGAGCCGGCGAACACCCGCGTCGCCATCGCGAAGGCGCTCCGCGCCCTCAAGGGCAAGCGGGCCGATCTGCCGCCCAAGAAGCACGGGAACATCCCGCTGTGA
- a CDS encoding phosphocholine cytidylyltransferase family protein, whose protein sequence is MTLQTVILAAGMGSRLGRALPKPLTELNDGRSIMQQQHENIRAAFGGDARITTVVGYRAETIIESFPQVNYVHNERYDVTNTSKSLLRALGVTGRGGVLWMNGDVVFDPRILGRAIELIERDQSFVTVNTSKVSDEEVKYTVSPEGFIKELSKTVKGGLGEAVGINYISSAHKKAFMRQLQRVDDQDYFERGLELAIAEDGVLIEPMDVSDLYAVEIDFAEDLERANLFV, encoded by the coding sequence GTGACTCTTCAGACCGTCATCCTGGCCGCCGGCATGGGCTCGCGCCTCGGGCGCGCCCTCCCCAAGCCGCTCACCGAGCTGAACGACGGCCGCAGCATCATGCAGCAGCAGCACGAGAACATCCGCGCCGCCTTCGGAGGCGACGCCCGCATCACGACCGTCGTGGGCTACCGCGCCGAGACGATCATCGAGTCGTTCCCGCAGGTGAACTACGTGCACAACGAGCGCTACGACGTCACCAACACCTCGAAGAGCCTGCTGCGCGCACTCGGCGTCACCGGCCGCGGTGGCGTGCTCTGGATGAACGGCGACGTCGTGTTCGACCCGCGCATCCTCGGTCGTGCGATCGAACTCATCGAACGCGACCAGTCGTTCGTCACCGTCAACACCTCGAAGGTCAGCGACGAAGAGGTGAAGTACACCGTCAGCCCGGAGGGCTTCATCAAGGAGCTGTCCAAGACCGTCAAGGGCGGTCTCGGCGAGGCCGTCGGCATCAACTACATCTCCTCCGCGCACAAGAAGGCGTTCATGCGCCAGCTGCAGCGCGTCGACGACCAGGACTACTTCGAGCGCGGCCTCGAGCTGGCGATCGCCGAGGACGGCGTGCTCATCGAGCCGATGGACGTCTCTGATCTGTATGCGGTCGAGATCGACTTCGCCGAGGACCTCGAGCGGGCCAACCTGTTCGTCTGA
- a CDS encoding ABC transporter ATP-binding protein translates to MPQSRPAGEAAEAPAAEEKTPEPDPASDDEAVPAVMIRGLVKHFGDTRAVDGVDLTVPAGTFYGIVGPNGAGKTTTLSMVAGLLRPDSGNIIIGGVDQKAEPVAAKRALGVLPDRLRTFDRLTGRQLLDYYGLLRGLDSGVIEKRAADLARAFDLTEALSRVVSDYSAGMTKKVMLAGAMIHSPRVLVLDEPFESVDPVSSGVILEILRAYVDHGGTVILSSHGMDLVERVCSRVAIIVGGEVLAEGTIDEVRGGQSLEARFVELSGGSAEVEGLEWLHTFSA, encoded by the coding sequence GTGCCGCAGAGCCGGCCCGCCGGCGAGGCGGCCGAGGCGCCGGCAGCGGAGGAGAAGACGCCAGAGCCGGACCCCGCCTCCGATGACGAGGCGGTGCCCGCGGTCATGATCCGCGGCCTGGTCAAGCACTTCGGCGACACCCGTGCGGTGGACGGAGTCGACCTTACCGTCCCCGCCGGCACCTTCTACGGCATCGTCGGGCCGAACGGCGCGGGCAAGACGACCACGCTGTCCATGGTGGCGGGACTCCTGCGCCCGGACAGCGGGAACATCATCATCGGAGGGGTGGACCAGAAGGCCGAGCCGGTCGCGGCGAAGCGGGCCCTCGGCGTGCTCCCCGACAGGCTGCGCACCTTCGACCGGCTCACCGGCCGTCAGCTGCTCGACTACTACGGACTGCTGCGCGGGCTCGACTCCGGCGTCATCGAGAAGCGAGCGGCCGACCTGGCGCGGGCGTTCGACCTCACCGAGGCCCTCAGCCGAGTGGTCTCCGACTACTCCGCGGGGATGACCAAGAAGGTCATGCTCGCCGGTGCCATGATCCACTCGCCGCGCGTGCTGGTGCTCGATGAGCCGTTCGAGTCGGTGGATCCGGTCTCGTCGGGCGTCATCCTCGAGATCCTGCGCGCCTACGTCGACCACGGCGGCACGGTGATCCTGTCCAGCCACGGGATGGACCTCGTCGAGCGGGTCTGCTCGCGCGTGGCGATCATCGTCGGCGGTGAGGTCCTCGCCGAGGGCACGATCGACGAGGTCCGCGGCGGGCAGTCGCTCGAGGCGCGTTTCGTCGAACTGTCCGGCGGCAGCGCCGAGGTGGAGGGGCTCGAGTGGTTGCACACGTTCTCCGCCTGA
- a CDS encoding DUF3039 domain-containing protein — MSTPLDSPDQGGVATLDRELEELLKEEHFEPGDHERFSHYVKKEKILESAITGKPVRALCGKKWTPGRDPEKFPICPTCKEIYESMVG; from the coding sequence ATGAGTACTCCGCTGGACAGCCCCGATCAGGGCGGCGTGGCAACGCTTGATCGCGAACTCGAGGAACTCCTCAAGGAAGAGCACTTCGAGCCGGGCGACCATGAGCGCTTCTCGCACTACGTGAAGAAGGAGAAGATCCTCGAGTCCGCGATCACCGGCAAGCCGGTGCGAGCTCTGTGCGGCAAGAAGTGGACCCCGGGTCGCGACCCGGAGAAGTTCCCGATCTGCCCCACCTGCAAGGAGATCTACGAGTCGATGGTCGGCTGA